A DNA window from Caulobacter mirabilis contains the following coding sequences:
- a CDS encoding alpha/beta hydrolase, producing the protein MKSGFKLALLAAVLLLPACSGAVKAQSAPAEVAEGQPYVLKDTQVWTVPDPKSGRSYQVFVSLPASYAKEPGRRYPVVYVTDADYAFPVVRSISRRVGANGEGLEDFILVGLSYAVGDDPVSSRRRDYTLTPNGPSSAPKDQVHGQGAAYADYVVSQALPFVDGKFRTDPARRVYMGHSYGALLGAQVLFTKPETFSHYILGSPSLWYDKRHMFGVEARYAETHKDLPADVFLYIGAFETVKAGDPRYTDTDMVGDNQRFEQTLKARNYPGLRLASTVVEGEDHLTVFPSGFTRGIKRALPPRKIGNP; encoded by the coding sequence GTGAAATCAGGCTTCAAACTGGCCTTGCTGGCCGCCGTGTTGTTGCTGCCGGCCTGTTCGGGCGCCGTGAAGGCCCAGAGCGCGCCCGCCGAGGTCGCCGAAGGGCAGCCCTACGTCCTCAAGGACACCCAGGTCTGGACTGTTCCAGACCCGAAGTCGGGCCGAAGCTACCAGGTCTTCGTCAGCCTGCCGGCCTCCTACGCCAAGGAGCCTGGGCGGCGGTATCCGGTGGTCTACGTCACCGACGCCGACTACGCCTTTCCGGTGGTCCGGAGCATCTCACGCCGCGTCGGCGCGAACGGCGAGGGGCTGGAGGACTTCATCCTGGTCGGCCTCTCCTACGCCGTGGGCGACGATCCCGTCAGCAGCCGCCGCCGGGACTACACCCTGACCCCGAACGGTCCGTCGAGTGCGCCGAAGGACCAGGTTCACGGTCAGGGCGCGGCCTATGCGGATTATGTCGTCTCCCAGGCGTTGCCGTTCGTGGACGGCAAGTTCCGCACCGATCCGGCGCGGCGCGTCTACATGGGCCACTCCTACGGCGCGCTGCTCGGGGCCCAGGTCCTGTTCACCAAGCCCGAGACGTTCAGCCACTACATCCTGGGCAGTCCGTCGCTCTGGTACGACAAGCGGCACATGTTTGGGGTCGAGGCGCGCTATGCCGAAACCCATAAGGATCTGCCGGCGGACGTCTTCCTGTACATCGGCGCCTTCGAGACGGTGAAGGCGGGCGACCCGCGCTACACCGACACCGACATGGTCGGCGACAACCAGCGGTTCGAGCAGACGCTGAAGGCCCGGAACTATCCGGGCCTTCGCCTCGCCTCGACGGTGGTCGAGGGCGAGGATCACCTGACCGTCTTCCCCAGCGGCTTCACGCGCGGGATCAAGCGCGCCCTGCCGCCGAGGAAGATCGGCAACCCATGA